A stretch of Carya illinoinensis cultivar Pawnee chromosome 14, C.illinoinensisPawnee_v1, whole genome shotgun sequence DNA encodes these proteins:
- the LOC122295178 gene encoding uncharacterized protein LOC122295178 isoform X17, producing MAGTGIKHLWKGTLVDFDNLKELDMGDSENLIETSDLSGAPNPEIIDFQNCRSLCEVHPSIKELKQLKELSMIGTGIKHLWKGTLVVLHNLKILNLSDCKNLIETPDLTGTPNLEEIYFIGCTNLREVHPSIKVLKQIQKIVMGGTGIKHLWKGTLVVLHNLKILDLTNCKNLIELPDLTGAQNLEEIYITGCTSLCEVHPSIKVLKQIQKIIIIGTGIKQLWKGSLMVLYNLKILNLSNCKNLIETPDLTGTPNLEEIYFIGCTNLREVHPSIKVLKQIQKIVMAGTGIKHLWKGTLVVLHNLKILDLTNCKNLIELPDLTGAQNLEEIYITGCTSLCEVHPSIKVLKQIQKIIIIGIGIKQLWKGSLMDFDNLKELDMGDSENLIETSDLSGAPNPEIIDFQNCRSLCEVHPSIKELKQLKELSMIGTGIKHLWKGTLVVLHNLKILDLTNCKNLIELPDLTGAQNLEEIYITGCTSLCEVHPSIKVLKQIQKIIIIGTGIKQLWNGSLMDFDNLKELDMGDSENLIETSDLSGAPNPEIIDFQNCRSLCEVHPSIKELKQLKELSMIGTGIKHLWKGTLVVLHNLKILNLSDCKNLIETPDLTGTPNLEEIYFIGCTNLREVHPSIKVLKQIQKIVMGGTGIKHLWKGTLVVLHNLKILDLTNCKNLIELPDLTGAQNLEEIYITGCTSLCEVHPSIKVLKQIQKIIIIGTGIKQLWKGSLMVLYNLKILNLSNCKNLIETPDLTGTPNLEEIYFIGCTNLREVHPSIKVLKQIQKIVMAGTGIKHLWKGTLVVLHNLKILDLTNCKNLIELPDLTRAQNLEEIYITGCTSLCEVHPSIKVLKQIQKIIIIGTGIKQLWKGSLMDLDNLKELDMGDSENLIETPDLSGAPNLEIIDFQNCRSLCEVHPSIKELKQLKELSMIGTGIKQLWKGTLVGLDNLKILDLSDCKNLIETPDLSGTPNLEEIYFTGCTNLCEVHPSVKVLKQIQKIIMAGTGIKHLWKGTSVGLDNLKILDLGDCKNLIEIPDLTGAQNLEEIYVTGCLSLCKVHPSIKVLKQIQKIIMAGTGIKQLWKGSLMDLDNLKELDMGDSENLIETPDLSGAPNLEIIDFQNCRSLCEVHPSIKELKQLKELSMIGTGIKQLWNGTLVGLDILKILDLGDCKNLIETPDLSGIPNLEEIYFTGCTNLCEVHPSIKVLKQIQKIIMAGTGIKHLWKGTSVGLDNLKILDLGDCKNLIEIPDLTGAQNLEEIYVTGCLSLCKVHPSIKVLKQIQKIIMAGTGIKQLWEGTLVQVLQNLKILDLSNCKNLIEIPDLTGAQNLEEIYLTGCTNLCEDHRSMKVLKQRQKIKMVG from the exons ATGGCTGGCACAGGAATCAAACACCTATGGAAGGGGACGTTGGTG GATTTTGACAATTTGAAGGAATTAGATATGGGTGATTCTGAGAATTTGATTGAAACTTCAGATTTGAGTGGAGCCCCAAATCCTGAGATAATAGACTTTCAAAATTGTAGAAGTTTATGTGAGGTCCACCCATCCATTAAAGAGctcaaacaactaaaagaattaTCCATGATtggcaccggaatcaaacaccTATGGAAGGGGACGTTGGTG GTTTTACACAATTTGAAGATCTTAAATTTGAGTGATTGTAAAAACTTGATTGAAACACCAGATTTGACAGGAACTCCAAATCTTGAGGAAATATACTTTATAGGTTGTACAAACTTGCGTGAGGTCCACCCATCCATCAAAGTGCTCAAGCAAATACAAAAAATAGTAATGGGTGGCACAGGAATCAAACACCTATGGAAGGGGACGTTGGTG GTTTTACACAATTTGAAGATCTTAGATCTGACTAATTGTAAGAACTTGATTGAACTACCAGATTTGACAGGAGCCCAAAATCTTGAGGAAATATACATTACAGGTTGTACAAGCTTGTGTGAGGTCCACCCATCCATCAAAGTGCtcaaacaaattcaaaaaataataataattggcaCTGGAATCAAACAACTATGGAAGGGGTCGTTAATG GTTTTATACAATTTGAAGATCTTAAATTTGAGTAATTGTAAAAACTTGATTGAAACACCAGATTTGACAGGAACTCCAAATCTTGAGGAAATATACTTTATAGGTTGTACAAACTTGCGTGAGGTCCACCCATCCATCAAAGTGCTCAAGCAAATACAAAAAATAGTAATGGCTGGCACAGGAATCAAACACCTATGGAAGGGGACGTTGGTG GTTTTACACAATTTGAAGATCTTAGATCTGACTAATTGTAAGAACTTGATTGAACTACCAGATTTGACAGGAGCCCAAAATCTTGAGGAAATATACATTACAGGTTGTACAAGCTTGTGTGAGGTCCACCCATCCATCAAAGTGCtcaaacaaattcaaaaaataataataattggcaTTGGAATCAAACAACTATGGAAGGGGTCGTTAATG GATTTTGACAATTTGAAGGAATTAGATATGGGTGATTCTGAGAATTTGATTGAAACTTCAGATTTGAGTGGAGCCCCAAATCCTGAGATAATAGACTTTCAAAATTGTAGAAGTTTATGTGAGGTCCACCCATCCATTAAAGAGctcaaacaactaaaagaattaTCCATGATtggcaccggaatcaaacaccTATGGAAGGGGACGTTGGTG GTTTTACACAATTTGAAGATCTTAGATCTGACTAATTGTAAGAACTTGATTGAACTACCAGATTTGACAGGAGCCCAAAATCTTGAGGAAATATACATTACAGGTTGTACAAGCTTGTGTGAGGTCCACCCATCCATCAAAGTGCtcaaacaaattcaaaaaataataataattggcaCTGGAATCAAACAACTATGGAATGGGTCGTTAATG GATTTTGACAATTTGAAGGAATTAGATATGGGTGATTCTGAGAATTTGATTGAAACTTCAGATTTGAGTGGAGCCCCAAATCCTGAGATAATAGACTTTCAAAATTGTAGAAGTTTATGTGAGGTCCACCCATCCATTAAAGAGctcaaacaactaaaagaattaTCCATGATtggcaccggaatcaaacaccTATGGAAGGGGACGTTGGTG GTTTTACACAATTTGAAGATCTTAAATTTGAGTGATTGTAAAAACTTGATTGAAACACCAGATTTGACAGGAACTCCAAATCTTGAGGAAATATACTTTATAGGTTGTACAAACTTGCGTGAGGTCCACCCATCCATCAAAGTGCTCAAGCAAATACAAAAAATAGTAATGGGTGGCACAGGAATCAAACACCTATGGAAGGGGACGTTGGTG GTTTTACACAATTTGAAGATCTTAGATCTGACTAATTGTAAGAACTTGATTGAACTACCAGATTTGACAGGAGCCCAAAATCTTGAGGAAATATACATTACAGGTTGTACAAGCTTGTGTGAGGTCCACCCATCCATCAAAGTGCtcaaacaaattcaaaaaataataataattggcaCTGGAATCAAACAACTATGGAAGGGGTCGTTAATG GTTTTATACAATTTGAAGATCTTAAATTTGAGTAATTGTAAAAACTTGATTGAAACACCAGATTTGACAGGAACTCCAAATCTTGAGGAAATATACTTTATAGGTTGTACAAACTTGCGTGAGGTTCACCCATCCATCAAAGTGCTCAAGCAAATACAAAAAATAGTAATGGCTGGCACTGGAATCAAACACCTATGGAAGGGGACGTTGGTG GTTTTACACAATTTGAAGATCTTAGATCTGACTAATTGTAAGAACTTGATTGAACTACCAGATTTGACAAGAGCCCAAAATCTTGAGGAAATATACATTACAGGTTGTACAAGCTTGTGTGAGGTCCACCCATCCATCAAAGTGCtcaaacaaattcaaaaaataataataattggcaCTGGAATCAAACAACTATGGAAGGGGTCGTTAATG GATTTAGACAATTTGAAGGAATTAGATATGGGTGATTCTGAGAATTTGATTGAAACTCCAGATTTGAGTGGAGCCCCAAATCTTGAGATAATAGACTTTCAAAATTGTAGAAGTTTATGTGAGGTCCACCCATCCATTAAAGAGCTCAAGCAACTAAAAGAATTATCCATGATtggcaccggaatcaaacaactaTGGAAGGGGACGTTGGTG GGTTTAGACAATTTGAAGATCTTAGATCTGAGTGATTGTAAGAACTTGATTGAAACACCAGATTTGTCAGGAACCCCAAATCTTGAGGAAATATACTTTACAGGTTGTACAAACTTGTGTGAGGTCCACCCATCCGTCAAAGTGCTCAAGCAAATACAGAAAATAATAATGGCTGGCACAGGAATCAAACACCTATGGAAGGGGACGTCAGTG GGTTTAGACAATTTAAAGATCTTAGATCTGGGTGATTGTAAGAACTTGATTGAAATACCAGATTTGACAGGTGCCCAAAATCTTGAGGAAATATACGTTACAGGTTGTCTAAGCTTGTGTAAGGTCCACCCATCCATCAAAGTGCtcaaacaaattcaaaaaataataatggctGGCACTGGAATCAAACAACTATGGAAGGGGTCGTTAATG GATTTAGACAATTTGAAGGAATTAGATATGGGTGATTCTGAGAATTTGATTGAAACTCCAGATTTGAGTGGAGCCCCAAATCTTGAGATAATAGACTTTCAAAATTGTAGAAGTTTATGTGAGGTCCACCCATCCATTAAAGAGctcaaacaactaaaagaattaTCCATGATtggcaccggaatcaaacaactaTGGAATGGGACGTTGGTG GGTTTAGACATTTTGAAGATCTTAGATCTGGGTGATTGTAAGAACTTGATTGAAACACCAGATTTGTCAGGAATCCCAAATCTTGAGGAAATATACTTTACAGGTTGTACAAACTTGTGTGAGGTCCACCCATCCATCAAAGTGCTCAAGCAAATACAGAAAATAATAATGGCTGGCACAGGAATCAAACACCTATGGAAGGGGACATCAGTG GGTTTAGACAATTTAAAGATCTTAGATCTGGGTGATTGTAAGAACTTGATTGAAATACCAGATTTGACAGGTGCCCAAAATCTTGAGGAAATATACGTTACAGGTTGTCTAAGCTTGTGTAAGGTCCACCCATCCATCAAAGTGCtcaaacaaattcaaaaaataataatggctGGCACTGGAATCAAACAACTATGGGAGGGGACGTTGGTG CAGGTTTTACAGAATTTGAAGATCTTAGATTTGAGTAATTGTAAGAACTTGATTGAAATACCAGATTTGACAGGAGCCCAAAATCTTGAGGAAATATACTTAACAGGTTGTACAAACCTGTGTGAGGACCACCGATCCATGAAAGTTCTCAagcaaagacaaaaaataaaaatggttggCTAA
- the LOC122295178 gene encoding uncharacterized protein LOC122295178 isoform X9: MAGTGIKHLWKGTLVDFDNLKELDMGDSENLIETSDLSGAPNPEIIDFQNCRSLCEVHPSIKELKQLKELSMIGTGIKHLWKGTLVVLHNLKILNLSDCKNLIETPDLTGTPNLEEIYFIGCTNLREVHPSIKVLKQIQKIVMGGTGIKHLWKGTLVVLHNLKILDLTNCKNLIELPDLTGAQNLEEIYITGCTSLCEVHPSIKVLKQIQKIIIIGTGIKQLWKGSLMVLYNLKILNLSNCKNLIETPDLTGTPNLEEIYFIGCTNLREVHPSIKVLKQIQKIVMAGTGIKHLWKGTLVVLHNLKILNLSNCKNLIETPDLTGTPNLEETYFIGCTNLREVHPSIKVLKQIQKIVMGGTGIKHLWKGTLVVLHNLKILDLINCKNLIELPDLTGAQNLEEIYITGCTSLCEVHPSIKVLKQIQKIIIIGTEIKQLWKGPLMVLHNLKILNLSNCKNLIETPDLTRTPNLEEIYFIGCTNLREVHPSIKVLKQIQKIVMAGTGIKHLWKGTLVVLHNLKILDLTNCKNLIELPDLTGAQNLEEIYITGCTSLCEVHPSIKVLKQIQKIIIIGTGIKQLWNGSLMDFDNLKELDMGDSENLIETSDLSGAPNPEIIDFQNCRSLCEVHPSIKELKQLKELSMIGTGIKHLWKGTLVVLHNLKILDLTNCKNLIELPDLTGAQNLEEIYITGCTSLCEVHPSIKVLKQIQKIIIIGTGIKQLWNGSLMDFDNLKELDMGDSENLIETSDLSGAPNPEIIDFQNCRSLCEVHPSIKELKQLKELSMIGTGIKHLWKGTLVVLHNLKILNLSDCKNLIETPDLTGTPNLEEIYFIGCTNLREVHPSIKVLKQIQKIVMGGTGIKHLWKGTLVVLHNLKILDLTNCKNLIELPDLTGAQNLEEIYITGCTSLCEVHPSIKVLKQIQKIIIIGTGIKQLWKGSLMVLYNLKILNLSNCKNLIETPDLTGTPNLEEIYFIGCTNLREVHPSIKVLKQIQKIVMAGTGIKHLWKGTLVVLHNLKILDLTNCKNLIELPDLTRAQNLEEIYITGCTSLCEVHPSIKVLKQIQKIIIIGTGIKQLWKGSLMDLDNLKELDMGDSENLIETPDLSGAPNLEIIDFQNCRSLCEVHPSIKELKQLKELSMIGTGIKQLWKGTLVGLDNLKILDLSDCKNLIETPDLSGTPNLEEIYFTGCTNLCEVHPSVKVLKQIQKIIMAGTGIKHLWKGTSVGLDNLKILDLGDCKNLIEIPDLTGAQNLEEIYVTGCLSLCKVHPSIKVLKQIQKIIMAGTGIKQLWKGSLMDLDNLKELDMGDSENLIETPDLSGAPNLEIIDFQNCRSLCEVHPSIKELKQLKELSMIGTGIKQLWNGTLVGLDILKILDLGDCKNLIETPDLSGIPNLEEIYFTGCTNLCEVHPSIKVLKQIQKIIMAGTGIKHLWKGTSVGLDNLKILDLGDCKNLIEIPDLTGAQNLEEIYVTGCLSLCKVHPSIKVLKQIQKIIMAGTGIKQLWEGTLVQVLQNLKILDLSNCKNLIEIPDLTGAQNLEEIYLTGCTNLCEDHRSMKVLKQRQKIKMVG; encoded by the exons ATGGCTGGCACAGGAATCAAACACCTATGGAAGGGGACGTTGGTG GATTTTGACAATTTGAAGGAATTAGATATGGGTGATTCTGAGAATTTGATTGAAACTTCAGATTTGAGTGGAGCCCCAAATCCTGAGATAATAGACTTTCAAAATTGTAGAAGTTTATGTGAGGTCCACCCATCCATTAAAGAGctcaaacaactaaaagaattaTCCATGATtggcaccggaatcaaacaccTATGGAAGGGGACGTTGGTG GTTTTACACAATTTGAAGATCTTAAATTTGAGTGATTGTAAAAACTTGATTGAAACACCAGATTTGACAGGAACTCCAAATCTTGAGGAAATATACTTTATAGGTTGTACAAACTTGCGTGAGGTCCACCCATCCATCAAAGTGCTCAAGCAAATACAAAAAATAGTAATGGGTGGCACAGGAATCAAACACCTATGGAAGGGGACGTTGGTG GTTTTACACAATTTGAAGATCTTAGATCTGACTAATTGTAAGAACTTGATTGAACTACCAGATTTGACAGGAGCCCAAAATCTTGAGGAAATATACATTACAGGTTGTACAAGCTTGTGTGAGGTCCACCCATCCATCAAAGTGCtcaaacaaattcaaaaaataataataattggcaCTGGAATCAAACAACTATGGAAGGGGTCGTTAATG GTTTTATACAATTTGAAGATCTTAAATTTGAGTAATTGTAAAAACTTGATTGAAACACCAGATTTGACAGGAACTCCAAATCTTGAGGAAATATACTTTATAGGTTGTACAAACTTGCGTGAGGTCCACCCATCCATCAAAGTGCTCAAGCAAATACAAAAAATAGTAATGGCTGGCACAGGAATCAAACACCTATGGAAGGGGACGTTGGTG GTTTTACACAATTTGAAGATCTTAAATTTGAGTAATTGTAAAAACTTGATTGAAACACCAGATTTGACAGGAACTCCAAATCTTGAGGAAACATACTTTATAGGTTGTACAAACTTGCGTGAGGTCCACCCATCCATCAAAGTGCTCAAGCAAATACAAAAAATAGTAATGGGTGGCACAGGAATCAAACACCTATGGAAGGGGACGTTGGTG GTTTTACACAATTTGAAGATCTTAGATCTGATTAATTGTAAGAACTTGATTGAACTACCAGATTTGACAGGAGCCCAAAATCTTGAGGAAATATACATTACAGGTTGTACAAGCTTGTGTGAGGTCCACCCATCCATCAAAGTGCtcaaacaaattcaaaaaataataataattggcaCTGAAATCAAACAACTATGGAAGGGGCCGTTAATG GTTTTACACAATTTGAAGATCTTAAATTTGAGTAATTGTAAAAACTTGATTGAAACACCAGATTTGACAAGAACTCCAAATCTTGAGGAAATATACTTTATAGGTTGTACAAACTTGCGTGAGGTCCACCCATCCATCAAAGTGCTCAAGCAAATCCAAAAAATAGTAATGGCTGGCACAGGAATCAAACACCTATGGAAGGGGACGTTGGTG GTTTTACACAATTTGAAGATCTTAGATCTGACTAATTGTAAGAACTTGATTGAACTACCAGATTTGACAGGAGCCCAAAATCTTGAGGAAATATACATTACAGGTTGTACAAGCTTGTGTGAGGTCCACCCATCCATCAAAGTGCtcaaacaaattcaaaaaataataataattggcaCTGGAATCAAACAACTATGGAATGGGTCGTTAATG GATTTTGACAATTTGAAGGAATTAGATATGGGTGATTCTGAGAATTTGATTGAAACTTCAGATTTGAGTGGAGCCCCAAATCCTGAGATAATAGACTTTCAAAATTGTAGAAGTTTATGTGAGGTCCACCCATCCATTAAAGAGctcaaacaactaaaagaattaTCCATGATtggcaccggaatcaaacaccTATGGAAGGGGACGTTGGTG GTTTTACACAATTTGAAGATCTTAGATCTGACTAATTGTAAGAACTTGATTGAACTACCAGATTTGACAGGAGCCCAAAATCTTGAGGAAATATACATTACAGGTTGTACAAGCTTGTGTGAGGTCCACCCATCCATCAAAGTGCtcaaacaaattcaaaaaataataataattggcaCTGGAATCAAACAACTATGGAATGGGTCGTTAATG GATTTTGACAATTTGAAGGAATTAGATATGGGTGATTCTGAGAATTTGATTGAAACTTCAGATTTGAGTGGAGCCCCAAATCCTGAGATAATAGACTTTCAAAATTGTAGAAGTTTATGTGAGGTCCACCCATCCATTAAAGAGctcaaacaactaaaagaattaTCCATGATtggcaccggaatcaaacaccTATGGAAGGGGACGTTGGTG GTTTTACACAATTTGAAGATCTTAAATTTGAGTGATTGTAAAAACTTGATTGAAACACCAGATTTGACAGGAACTCCAAATCTTGAGGAAATATACTTTATAGGTTGTACAAACTTGCGTGAGGTCCACCCATCCATCAAAGTGCTCAAGCAAATACAAAAAATAGTAATGGGTGGCACAGGAATCAAACACCTATGGAAGGGGACGTTGGTG GTTTTACACAATTTGAAGATCTTAGATCTGACTAATTGTAAGAACTTGATTGAACTACCAGATTTGACAGGAGCCCAAAATCTTGAGGAAATATACATTACAGGTTGTACAAGCTTGTGTGAGGTCCACCCATCCATCAAAGTGCtcaaacaaattcaaaaaataataataattggcaCTGGAATCAAACAACTATGGAAGGGGTCGTTAATG GTTTTATACAATTTGAAGATCTTAAATTTGAGTAATTGTAAAAACTTGATTGAAACACCAGATTTGACAGGAACTCCAAATCTTGAGGAAATATACTTTATAGGTTGTACAAACTTGCGTGAGGTTCACCCATCCATCAAAGTGCTCAAGCAAATACAAAAAATAGTAATGGCTGGCACTGGAATCAAACACCTATGGAAGGGGACGTTGGTG GTTTTACACAATTTGAAGATCTTAGATCTGACTAATTGTAAGAACTTGATTGAACTACCAGATTTGACAAGAGCCCAAAATCTTGAGGAAATATACATTACAGGTTGTACAAGCTTGTGTGAGGTCCACCCATCCATCAAAGTGCtcaaacaaattcaaaaaataataataattggcaCTGGAATCAAACAACTATGGAAGGGGTCGTTAATG GATTTAGACAATTTGAAGGAATTAGATATGGGTGATTCTGAGAATTTGATTGAAACTCCAGATTTGAGTGGAGCCCCAAATCTTGAGATAATAGACTTTCAAAATTGTAGAAGTTTATGTGAGGTCCACCCATCCATTAAAGAGCTCAAGCAACTAAAAGAATTATCCATGATtggcaccggaatcaaacaactaTGGAAGGGGACGTTGGTG GGTTTAGACAATTTGAAGATCTTAGATCTGAGTGATTGTAAGAACTTGATTGAAACACCAGATTTGTCAGGAACCCCAAATCTTGAGGAAATATACTTTACAGGTTGTACAAACTTGTGTGAGGTCCACCCATCCGTCAAAGTGCTCAAGCAAATACAGAAAATAATAATGGCTGGCACAGGAATCAAACACCTATGGAAGGGGACGTCAGTG GGTTTAGACAATTTAAAGATCTTAGATCTGGGTGATTGTAAGAACTTGATTGAAATACCAGATTTGACAGGTGCCCAAAATCTTGAGGAAATATACGTTACAGGTTGTCTAAGCTTGTGTAAGGTCCACCCATCCATCAAAGTGCtcaaacaaattcaaaaaataataatggctGGCACTGGAATCAAACAACTATGGAAGGGGTCGTTAATG GATTTAGACAATTTGAAGGAATTAGATATGGGTGATTCTGAGAATTTGATTGAAACTCCAGATTTGAGTGGAGCCCCAAATCTTGAGATAATAGACTTTCAAAATTGTAGAAGTTTATGTGAGGTCCACCCATCCATTAAAGAGctcaaacaactaaaagaattaTCCATGATtggcaccggaatcaaacaactaTGGAATGGGACGTTGGTG GGTTTAGACATTTTGAAGATCTTAGATCTGGGTGATTGTAAGAACTTGATTGAAACACCAGATTTGTCAGGAATCCCAAATCTTGAGGAAATATACTTTACAGGTTGTACAAACTTGTGTGAGGTCCACCCATCCATCAAAGTGCTCAAGCAAATACAGAAAATAATAATGGCTGGCACAGGAATCAAACACCTATGGAAGGGGACATCAGTG GGTTTAGACAATTTAAAGATCTTAGATCTGGGTGATTGTAAGAACTTGATTGAAATACCAGATTTGACAGGTGCCCAAAATCTTGAGGAAATATACGTTACAGGTTGTCTAAGCTTGTGTAAGGTCCACCCATCCATCAAAGTGCtcaaacaaattcaaaaaataataatggctGGCACTGGAATCAAACAACTATGGGAGGGGACGTTGGTG CAGGTTTTACAGAATTTGAAGATCTTAGATTTGAGTAATTGTAAGAACTTGATTGAAATACCAGATTTGACAGGAGCCCAAAATCTTGAGGAAATATACTTAACAGGTTGTACAAACCTGTGTGAGGACCACCGATCCATGAAAGTTCTCAagcaaagacaaaaaataaaaatggttggCTAA